From Styela clava chromosome 6, kaStyClav1.hap1.2, whole genome shotgun sequence, one genomic window encodes:
- the LOC120331367 gene encoding uncharacterized protein LOC120331367: MGGQQSSTSSSERKKNSKQPSGTDCEHQDQGAVNGLASRVDDESSSSTEVESTTSSLSTTSSTNLQLPNETSPRKNVDDPSETEIDCPIDSDLPKKKENTSKSTDSSVQLLNPDDIKKEQHVSKPVELVNTSVSLRNTTCGNSSSKIGPARADNGSASPCHQNKTADKPGTASSRYAKYLTSNNTIKSDFSQICKTISGSNFSPIGIVNEKKVTASPCDNTQYLKVGSGDKSSVDHSATVNIGIGNTTNLQPEKIPSAADVSHSKTSDKKYDSLNPSVSSKSVCDDGPALLATSAKDENKKAGELSSTKIPNAPPLYHVPSMNNTCPTTNPLTSPVHNEMFDTKIPPPPPLPKKPVQKELHSFLLKKKPCCMGGVKIDNAQKRKPRKDDLETNNANSHHIRRLHNLDDKFLSKSNEKSVYWILGRYLSNEEIASRIIDKYRLYYCTSGECDEMNFDHPQKLISYFLTRSFDNMLPSEVAFLLSEKHRLYKGLQIPNEVKKSKSLQEYIKKHKTYFEIVQVFETAKAKILKRRSQTNFEPVKDEKTEKNDSPKVNFTRVKRDCQLEDQFVFDSRIVDTNSEGEKPKTIKKSFILCGSFTHKLPEDNALTFRAENISDDLDVVKMFEDGLRKKMASGSENIMKVFSMIWEPVESEEEDRFARFKSLALFGWHPKYRTQNYATMLDEVLRDKPVGCPTEELISWPWNADCDRRTRKVRCLMRINTTVKRLSSQSATNCPHELARKMKGKRGKRAKWRPPENRNDQTHQDTSQNPSDSCTYQACQIFHDDFIDDNISVVSKSVVVYPIYLTCNGMMVFLSGKSHGGNGKEPNTTSLKIHDILPNLLRCNCPLNFQDRLADCTRMSSKTFSSGEKHHHDDLVVDILLPMYMDDVTNFIIGDLMLVLRLLAHYIADVHKQCFVNVDFGNTIKNVEKHVKDVISLCENVFSFLLFSEIWGPAEEHMRGSYYLTTAYKHYQASRDSAIDAGVYPVFSEFMSNDVFKLPCSLQFVQNSSMYSVALSFLDHRVHLTTPNDSNNDLAGGDSAKEFGIEPMCVGLLESALGKGFFSGVDDDLTYKLITNQAEGRRKLQGLALLSPVYDPKHTVEARLRLLGVNDVRYTNKGLNSMLPSDSEEKMAEIYKDIADAFEQSLKQESNDTEDGKLNAEQDNHNYEKTAFDVMQDIFESLQKSNKSQNDCKDLPKDNDTVMIADCIGHNVSRKIIKEPNEAPDEESKVVQSKSESAQTKPENDPSSSNDTEAAVIEQSENSAETDSKNDSSDSKVVQARGKKSREYLSSAKRQQRQAKRLRQKWEKKHKAESDLTKADVEEQ; the protein is encoded by the exons ATGGGTGGACAGCAATCGAGCACATCTTCAAgtgaacgaaaaaaaaattcaaagcaacCGTCCGGAACTGATTGTGAACACCAGGACCAGGG GGCGGTTAATGGTTTAGCCTCGCGTGTTGACGACGAAAGTTCCAGTTCCACTGAAGTAGAAAGCACAACTTCATCTTTATCCACTACCTCATCGACTAACCTACAACTACCCAATGAAACCAGTCCACGGAAGAACGTTGATGATCCATCA GAAACTGAAATTGACTGCCCGATAGATTCcgatttaccaaaaaaaaaagaaaacacaTCAAAGTCGACTGATTCTTCCGTCCAATTGCTGAATCCCGATGACATTAAAAAAGAACAGCACGTTTCCAAACCTGTGGAATTGGTGAATACATCCGTAAGCTTGCGAAACACAACATGTGGAAACAGCTCCTCTAAGATCGGGCCTGCCAGG GCTGATAACGGCTCAGCTTCTCCGTGCCACCAAAATAAAACTGCTGACAAACCAGGAACGGCATCGTCTCGTTACGCGAAATACTTAACAAGTAATAACACAATCAAAAGCGACTTTTCACAGATTTGTAAGACTATTTCAGGCAGTAATTTCTCTCCTATTGGTATAGTAAACGAGAAAAAAGTCACGGCGTCACCTTGTGACAACACACAATATTTAAAAGTGGGATCAGGTGACAAGAGTTCAGTAGATCATTCTGCCACGGTCAACATAGGTATAGGGAACACTACAAATCTACAACCTGAGAAAATTCCATCAGCTGCAGATGTTTCACATTCGAAAACTTCAGATAAGAAATATGACTCTCTAAATCCTTCAGTTTCTAGTAAATCTGTTTGCGATGACGGCCCTGCATTATTGGCTACTAGTGCTAAAGATGAGAATAAAAAAGCTGGCGAATTGTCTTCAACGAAGATTCCAAACGCCCCGCCGCTTTACCATGTTCCCAGTATGAATAACACTTGTCCTACCACGAATCCACTCACCAGTCCTGTTCATAATGAAATGTTCGACACCAAAATACCTCCACCACCTCCATTACCGAAAAAGCCTGTACAAAAAGAATTACACAGCTTTCTTTTGAAAAAGAAACCATGTTGTATGGGCGGTGTAAAAATAGATAATGCCCAAAAACGCAAACCTCGAAAAGATGATCTTGAGACGAACAACGCCAATTCTCACCATATCAGACGTTTGCACAACCTTGATGACAAGTTTTTATCAAAGTCAAATGAAAAGTCGGTGTATTGGATCTTGGGAAGATACTTGTCGAATGAGGAAATTGCTTCCAGAATCATTGATAAATACCGTTTATACTATTGCACA AGTGGTGAATGcgatgaaatgaattttgatcATCCACAAAAACTTATATCGTACTTTTTGACGCGTTCATTTGACAATATGCTGCCTTCAGAGGTTGCTTTCTTATTATCGGAAAAACACCGTCTTTACAAGGGATTGCAAATTCCCAATGAAGTGAAGAAGTCCAAATCGTTACAAGaatatatcaagaaacataaaacatattttgaaattgttcaaGTGTTTGAAACAGCAAAGG CTAAAATACTCAAGCGTCGATCACAGACCAATTTTGAACCAGTAAAAGATGAAAAAACTGAGAAAAATGATTCTCCCAAAGTGAATTTTACAAGAGTCAAGCGTGATTGCCAG CTTGAGGACCAATTTGTATTTGATTCGAGGATCGTCGATACGAATTCGGAAGGCGAAAAACCCAAAACGATAAAGAAATCCTTCATTTTATGTGGGAGCTTCACACATAAACTTCCCGAAGACAACG CTCTGACATTTCGTGCCGAGAACATTTCTGACGATTTAGATGTGGTTAAGATGTTTGAAGATGGACTTCGAAAGAAAATGGCTTCTGgatctgaaaatattatgaaagtATTTTCTATGATTTGGGAGCCTGTAGAATCTGAAGAAGAAGATCGGTTTGCACGTTTCAAAAGTTTAGCATTGTTTGGGTGGCATCCTAAATACAGGACACAAAATTATGCTACAATGCTGGATGAAGTGTTGCGTGATAAG ccTGTTGGTTGCCCAACTGAAGAACTGATTTCTTGGCCGTGGAATGCAGATTGTGATCGTCGGACAAGAAAAGTTCGCTGTTTGATGCGAATAAATACAACAGTCAAGAGATTGAGTTCTCAATCCGCGACAAATTGTCCGCACGAATTGGCTCGAAAGATGAAGG GGAAGCGAGGAAAAAGGGCGAAGTGGAGACCTCCCGAAAACAGAAATGATCAAACACACCAAGATACCTCTCAGAATCCCAGTGATTCGTGCACATATCAAGCTTGCCAAATATTTCACGATGATTTTATTGACGACAACATCTCGGTCGTTAGCAAAAGCGTAGTGGTGTATCCTATATATCTTACTTGCAACGGAATGATGGTATTTCTCTCTGGTAAATCACACGGAGGAAACg GAAAGGAACCGAACACGACGTCACTCAAAATTCATGATATTTTACCAAACTTGTTGCGATGTAATTGTCCCTTGAACTTTCAGGACCGACTTGCTG ATTGTACCAGGATGTCATCAAAGACATTTTCTTCTGGAGAAAAACACCATCACGATGATCTTGTTGTTGATATTTTATTGCCAATGTATATGGATGACGTcactaattttattattggtGACTTGATGCTTGTATTACGCCTGCTTGCTCATTATATTGCCGATGTTCACAAGCAAtgttttgtaaatgtagatTTCGG GAACACCattaaaaacgttgaaaaacatGTCAAGGATGTGATTTCACTGTGTGAAAATGTATTCTCCTTTCTATTATTTTCGGAAATATGGGGCCCAGCTGAGGAACATATGCGTGGATCATATTATCTCACAACGGCATATAAGCATTATCAGGCATCTCGAGATTCGGCTATAGATGCCGGTGTTTATCCAGTTTTTTCTGa atttatgtCCAACGATGTATTCAAACTTCCATGCAGTTTGCAATTCGTTCAAAACTCTTCGATGTACTCGGTTGCCTTGAGCTTTTTAGATCACCGAGTGCATTTGACGACTCCTAACGATTCTAATAACGATCTGGCCGGAGGGGATTCGGCGAAGGAATTTGGAATCGAGCCCATGTGCGTGGGACTTTTAGAATCGGCACTGGGTAAAGGATTTTTCTCCGGAGTAGATGACGATTTGACGTATAAATTGATAACAAATCAGGCTGAAGGACGTCGTAAATTACAAGGCTTAGCATTACTTTCGCCGGTGTACGATCCCAAGCACACAGTCGAGGCAAGATTACGACTATTGGGCGTTAACGATGTAAGGTATACTAACAAAGGCCTGAATTCGATGCTTCCATCAGATAGCGAAGAAAAAATGGCCGAAATTTATAAAGATATTGCTGATGCTTTTGAACAGTCTCTGAAACAGGAATCGAATGATACCGAAGATGGAAAGCTAAACGCAGAACAGGACAATCATAACTACGAGAAAACAGCGTTTGATGTTATGCAAGATATATTTGAAAGTCTGCAAAAATCCAATAAATCTCAAAACGATTGTAAGGATTTACCAAAAG